In the genome of Nocardioides palaemonis, the window CCGGCTGCCGACCCGACGCTCCGGCTGACCCTCGAGCAGGCACTGCGCCGGCTCACCCCGCGCCAGCGCACGGTGCTGGTGCTGCGCTACTTCGAGGACCTCACCGAGGTCCAGACGGCCGCCGCGCTGGGCATCTCCAGCGGCGCGGTCAAGTCCATGGCGCGCCAGGCCCTCCGACGGCTGCGCGTCCTGGCCCCCGAGCTCGCCGACCTGGTGGGAGCAGACGCATGACCGCCCAGCTGCGCGAGGAGCTCGACGCCCTCGCCGACACCCACTCCTTCTCCCCCGACCCCGCGGCCTGGGACCGCGGCCGGCGCGCGCGACGACGCGGCCGCGTCGTCGCCGTCGCCGCCGTGCTGGTGCTCGTCGCCTCCGTCGGCGGCCTCGCCGCCGCGTGGACCGCCCGCGAGCCGGTCGCCCCCGCCGGGCGGGTCGACGGGGGTGCGATCCCGAGCCGGATCGGCGAGCCCACCGGTGGCACGGTCACCGACCTCGCCTTCGGCCCCGCCTCCGTGGCGTACGTCGACTCCGACGACCTGCCGGTGCTCGTCAGCGCCACCACCGGCGAGGCCCGCCATGTCGAGCTGCCGGACTTCCCGGAGCCCGAGGCGTTCGAGATCGCGGCCGACTACCGGCGAGGCCCGTGGCTGGCGCTGTCGCCCGACGGCACCCGGGTGGCCTACCCGACCGTGACCCGCTTCGAGCGCGAGCCGGGCCAGGACTCGTTCACGACCGGCTGGTACCGCGTGGTCGACCTGACGACGGGCACGTCGGACCTGGTCGACCTGCCACCCAGCACCGGCACGCCTCTGACCATGTCCTGGAGCGCCGACGGCCGGATCGCCGTTGACGTCCCCGGCCGACCGACGTTGCGCAACAAGCACCCTGACGTCGCCGCGTGGACGATCGACCCGGCGACGAGCGAAGCGACACGGACGCCCGCCGGGCTGGTCTCCCCCGACGGTCGAATCACCGCGCCCGTCTCGCAGTGGCTCGAGACGGTCGACGCCGTGCCGTTCGTGACGGCGTCCGGCGACGAGGTCTCCCGCCCGATTCCCGCCGACGCCTTCCCCACCGGCGCGCCGGTGCTGCCGGTCGGCTGGGTCGACGACGACACGCTGGCCGCCCAGGTCGGCTCCGACCTGGTGCTCCTCACCTCGCCCGACCGTCCCGAGTCGGACTGGGTGTGGCGGCCGCTGGCCGAGTCGGACCGCTTCGGGCTGAGCGTCGCCGTAGACCTCGTCCCCGACCTGACCGGCGATCCCGACCAGGAGCTCACCCACGACTTCGCCGCGGCGCCCGCGGCGGACGGCGGCCCCGGTCGGGGACCGGTGGTGGCGGGCGGCGTCCTCGCGCTGCTCGCCGGGCTCGCGTTCGTCCGGATGATGCGGCGCCGCGCGTAGACGCGCGGGCATTGGTCACCCCTCTGGCGCCCACCTACGCGTGAGATCGTCGGTTCCGGCGACCAATGCCTGCGCGTCTGCGAGAAAGTCCGGGCGAGGTACCACCCGGAACGGCGGGCACGCGCGTCGTGGTGGGTGAAGGAGGTGGGACGTGATCACTGGTGACGAGGCGGGCTTCGCCGAGTTCGTGGCGGCGCGGCAGGCTGCGCTGTCGCGGACGGCGTACCTGCTGACCGGTGACCACCACCTCGCGCAGGACCTCGTGCAGGCCGCGCTGATGCAGGCAGCGTCGCACTGGCGGCGGATCCACACCTCGCCGGAGGCCTACGTCCGGCGCGCGATGTACCACCAGAACATCTCGTGGTGGCGCCGCCGGCGCTTCGCCGAGAGCGCCCTCGGCGGCCGCGACGACGCGGCGCCGACCGTCGACACCGACCTCCGGCTGACCCTGGACCAGGCGCTCGCCCGCCTCACGCCCAGGCAGCGCACCGTGCTGGTGCTGCGCTTCTACGAGGACCTCACCGAGGTCGAGACCGCCCGCGCGCTGTCGTTGTCGACCAGCACCGTGAAGTCCACGACCCGGCACGCGCTCGCCCGGCTGCGGACGCTCGCACCCGAGCTCGCCGAGCTGATCGGAGCAGACGCATGACCGACCTCCGCACGAGCCTCCACCGGCTCGCCGACTCCACCGAGCCGCTCCCCGTCGACGACGACCTCTGGGGACGCGCGCAGGCCGCCCGCCGCCGCGGTCAGGCCCTCGCCGTCGCCGCCGTGATCGTCCTCGTCGTCACCGTCGGCGGGCTCGCGTCCGTCTGGCCGACCGCCGACCGGGAGTCGCGCACGGCTGCGCAGGAGGTGCCGGGCGGCGCGATCCCGCGCGTGATCGCGGACGTGCCCGACGACCTCGAGCCGACCGAGGACTACGTGATCGGTCGGGCCTCGGTCGCCTTCGTGTCCGCCGGCGGCGACCCCGTCGTGGTGTCGGCCGTCGACGGTGTCGCGCACGCCCTCGACCTGCCGTCCTACGGTCCCGCCAGCTCCACGCCGGTGCTCTCGCCCGACGGCCGGCGCCTCGCGTACGGCATGGACGTCGACGGACCCACGCAGGTCGAGGTGGTCGACCTCGAGACCGGGAGGTGGTGGGTCCGCCCCGTCGGCGTGGAGGACCGGGTCCGGATCGACGCGATGTCGTGGTCACCCGGCAGCAACTGGCTGGGATGGGTGGCCCCCGCCACGAGGCGCGCACCCGCGGTGGCGGGAACGCTCCGGGCCGACAGCACCGAGGCCTGGCGGTCCGTGCTCGAGGGCAACGCGACCAGCATCGCAGTCGCCGACGGCGGCGACGCCGTGGTGGGCACGGACAGCGGGCTGACGGTGCTGCCTCTCCGCGGCGAGGCCCAACCGCTCCGGACCGGCGGACCGGTCAGAGCGGCCGCGTTCTCACCGGACGGCGCGCGCGTCGCGCTGGTCACCGGGGCCGACACCGCCTCGTACACCTTCGACCTGCCCTCCGATCGGCTGGTCGCCCACCCGTTCCCGGAGGGCACCCTGGAGGAGTCGATCACCCGTCCGCTCGGATGGATCGACGACCGGATCCAGCTGCTCCTCGTGCAGCCGGTGGACAGCTCGGGCGCCGAGCTAGTCGTGACCACGCCCAAGGTCGACGACCGGAGCACCTGGCGGCGCCGCGTCGGGTCGGTGGAGACGTCGGGCGTCGCGAACTCCCTCAGCGTCGCCGTCGACCTCGTCCCCGAGCTCGACGGCACGTCGTCGCAGGAGCTCACCCACGACTTCGGCGACACCACGGCCCCGGGGCGCGACGTCTCGTGGATGATCGGGCTCGGCGTGGCCGCCGCGATCGCGGTGCTGATGGCGCTGCGGTGGCTCTGGCGCCGCCTCCGGAACTCGATGTAGTCCAGTCGCGAACGGTCGTCGCCGAGGCCGTTCGTCAGCAGCTCGTCACTGGACTACCCCGTCAGGCCCGCGGCGCACGAGGTCGGGCGACCGGTCAGAGGTCCTCGAGGTAGGCCAGCTGGGCCCGCACCGACAGCTCGGCCGCGCCCCACAGCACCGGGTCGACGTCGGCGTAGACGACCTCGACGACCGCGCGCGGCAGGTCGTCGGCCGCGACCGGCTGGCCCTCGCGCAGGTCGCACACCGCCTGCCGGACCTGCTCGAGGCGCTGCTGGCGGTGGGCGAGGTAGAGATCCAGCGCACCGAGCGCGTCGTCGATCACCGGGCCGTGGCCCGGCCAGACCGTGGTGATGCCCTCCGCGCCGCACAGCGCGTGCAGCCGCTGGAGCGAGGAGAGGTACGCCCCGAGCTGGCCGTCGGGGTGCGCGACGACGGTGGTGCCGCGTCCCAGCACCGTGTCGCCGGTCAGGACGGCCCGGTCCTGCGGGACCACGAAGGACAGCGAGTCGGCGGTGTGGCCGGGCGTCGCGACGACGTGCACCTCGAGCCCGCCGACGCTGACCACGTCGCCCTCGGCGAGGCCCTCGCCGCCGAGGCGGTGGGCCGGGTCGAGCGCGCGTACGCCGCAGCCGTGGCGCTCGGCGTACTCCCGCGCGGCCTCGCTGTGGTCGGCGTGGTGGTGGGTGAGCAGGACGACGGAGACGTCGCCGGCGGCGGCGTCGATCGCGTCGAGGTGGGAGGCGATCGACGGGCCGGGGTCGACGACGACCGAACGCGAGGAGCCGGGGTCGCGCAGCACCCAGGTGTTGGTGCCGTCGAGGGTCATCATGTTCGCGTTGGGCGCGAGCACGCAGGTGCCGGTCTCGCCGAACGCGCCGCCCAACCAGCCCCCGTCGCTGGTCATCGGCGGGCCATCAGGTCGGCGTAGAACGGCGGCGTGGACAGGATGAACTCCTCGCCGTCGGCGACCACCTCGGGCATGAACATCTCGACCGTCCGCCCCTGCGCGGCGGCGAGGACGGCGTCGGGGCCGGGGTGCTGGGCGACGTCGAGGCAGGTCAGCCAGGTCGGAGGCAGCATGAGGATCTCCTGCCGCTCGACCTGCGCGACCGCCTCCGCGGCCGGCAGCCACGCCACCGACGACGACTCGGTCGACACGTCGCGGGCGACCTGGCCCTCGGGCAGGGCCGCG includes:
- a CDS encoding SigE family RNA polymerase sigma factor; translation: MITGDEAGFAEFVAARQAALSRTAYLLTGDHHLAQDLVQAALMQAASHWRRIHTSPEAYVRRAMYHQNISWWRRRRFAESALGGRDDAAPTVDTDLRLTLDQALARLTPRQRTVLVLRFYEDLTEVETARALSLSTSTVKSTTRHALARLRTLAPELAELIGADA
- a CDS encoding MBL fold metallo-hydrolase, encoding MTSDGGWLGGAFGETGTCVLAPNANMMTLDGTNTWVLRDPGSSRSVVVDPGPSIASHLDAIDAAAGDVSVVLLTHHHADHSEAAREYAERHGCGVRALDPAHRLGGEGLAEGDVVSVGGLEVHVVATPGHTADSLSFVVPQDRAVLTGDTVLGRGTTVVAHPDGQLGAYLSSLQRLHALCGAEGITTVWPGHGPVIDDALGALDLYLAHRQQRLEQVRQAVCDLREGQPVAADDLPRAVVEVVYADVDPVLWGAAELSVRAQLAYLEDL
- a CDS encoding PD40 domain-containing protein translates to MTDLRTSLHRLADSTEPLPVDDDLWGRAQAARRRGQALAVAAVIVLVVTVGGLASVWPTADRESRTAAQEVPGGAIPRVIADVPDDLEPTEDYVIGRASVAFVSAGGDPVVVSAVDGVAHALDLPSYGPASSTPVLSPDGRRLAYGMDVDGPTQVEVVDLETGRWWVRPVGVEDRVRIDAMSWSPGSNWLGWVAPATRRAPAVAGTLRADSTEAWRSVLEGNATSIAVADGGDAVVGTDSGLTVLPLRGEAQPLRTGGPVRAAAFSPDGARVALVTGADTASYTFDLPSDRLVAHPFPEGTLEESITRPLGWIDDRIQLLLVQPVDSSGAELVVTTPKVDDRSTWRRRVGSVETSGVANSLSVAVDLVPELDGTSSQELTHDFGDTTAPGRDVSWMIGLGVAAAIAVLMALRWLWRRLRNSM